A part of Neodiprion pinetum isolate iyNeoPine1 chromosome 4, iyNeoPine1.2, whole genome shotgun sequence genomic DNA contains:
- the LOC124217252 gene encoding uncharacterized protein produces MRLELPEVKRKKMVAVIDDFSHRKFCTIREFAHLIGKLVDCCRAIEYGWLYTKRFEREKFFALLVSGGDYDAQLELSADLQIEFDWWKQNITTSFGPIRSFRFIKEIYSDASKAGWGAYCCNEGTHGFWSDTERGLHINQLELIAVFMALKCFASELYDCEILLRIDNTTAIAYVNRMGGVQYAALHGIAKEIWQWCECRKIWIFASYIASKENVEADRESRIKNIDTEWELSSWAYEKVISEFGKPKLDLFAFRINAKCQAYCSWHRDPDALAIDAFTINWKSEYFYAFPPFALVLRFLRKVIADRACGIAIVPNWPSQPWFPIFMDLLVEKPMIFAPAKWLLLSPCRSLQHPLQKSLALIAGKLSANLTAARNSRTQ; encoded by the coding sequence ATGAGATTGGAGCTACCGGAAGtcaagagaaagaaaatggtAGCCGTGATCGACGACTTTAGCCATCGCAAGTTTTGTACAATTCGGGAATTCGCTCACCTCATCGGGAAGTTAGTCGACTGTTGTCGCGCAATTGAGTATGGATGGTTATACACCAAGAGATTCGAACGAGAAAAGTTCTTCGCCTTGTTAGTCAGCGGGGGGGATTACGATGCACAGCTCGAATTATCCGCAGATTTGCAGATCGAATTCGATTGGtggaaacaaaatattacaacGTCATTTGGTCCGATAAGAAGTTTTCGATTTATTAAGGAGATTTACTCGGACGCGTCAAAAGCGGGCTGGGGCGCGTATTGTTGTAATGAAGGCACGCACGGTTTTTGGAGTGACACCGAAAGGGGGCTGCACATTAACCAACTCGAACTAATTGCCGTCTTTATGGCCCTTAAATGTTTTGCAAGCGAATTGTACGATTGCGAAATTTTACTAAGAATCGATAATACGACAGCTATTGCATATGTGAATCGAATGGGAGGAGTTCAATATGCCGCACTTCACGGGATAGCAAAAGAGATTTGGCAATGGTGCGAGTGTAGGAAAATTTGGATTTTCGCATCTTACATAGCGTCCAAGGAAAACGTCGAGGCCGATAGGGAGTCGAGGATAAAGAATATAGACACGGAATGGGAACTGTCGAGTTGGGCATACGAGAAAGTAATTTCGGAATTTGGCAAACCAAAATTGGACCTGTTTGCATTCAGGATTAACGCGAAATGTCAAGCTTATTGTTCGTGGCACAGAGATCCTGATGCCTTAGCTATTGACGCGTTCACGATCAACTGGAAATCGGagtatttttatgcatttccACCGTTCGCATTGGTACTCAGGTTCCTTCGAAAAGTTATCGCAGATCGCGCCTGTGGGATTGCGATAGTGCCGAATTGGCCTTCGCAACCATGGTTCCCTATATTTATGGACCTTCTCGTAGAGAAACCGATGATCTTCGCTCCCGCTAAATGGCTTTTATTGTCTCCTTGTAGGTCTCTCCAGCATCCATTACAGAAATCACTGGCTTTGATTGCCGGGAAATTGTCGGCGAATCTTACCGCCGCAAGAAATTCTCGGACTCAGTGA